CGAAAGGACTTGGGCATCAACTTGATAATCATAGTGCTGTCCAGCCGGTATGGCCGGCGAAAAGCTTTGGGCTTGGTATTCCTGTAATTCGCCGCGAGTAAAGTCAACATCGACCCCAGTTAGCAACGCTAGTTGGGCTAAATTTTGGCTATATTGTGCCTGCACACCAATACTGCGTTGGCTATTATTCTCATTCGGTTGCCAAGGAACAAAGTGCTGTAAAAATTCCATCTGTGCCCAGCGTACATAGGGCGTTAGGGTTAGGGTATTACCCTGTTCGGTGCGCAATTTTATCTTGCTGTAAGCTCGAGCACTTTTGCTATCTCTAAACGCCTCTGGGTTAGGATTTTGCCGCTTCAGGGCCGGATCTCTATAGGCCTGAAACCCTTGAATAAAGCCAGCTGTTTCTTGATTAAGGTTGCTAGCGGAAAATACATTTTTGATCTTTAAGGTATCATGCTGATACTGATGAATTAAGGTTAACTTTTGTTGTTCATAGCCACTGTCGTCAAGGTAGCCGCCATCGTGAGTGCCATTGAATTGCAGCGCATACCCATGGAATTGATATTGCTTAGCCGTACTGATTTTAGTCCGCAAATAATCGTGAGGTCCACTTTCTAGTGCAACTGAAAAAGGCGCTAGTTGTTCGATCTCTGGTGTAACAAGATTAACCACGCCATGTACGGCATTGCTACCAAATAATACACTGGCGGGGCCTCTGAGGACCTCAATGCTGGCTGCTTGTTCCGAGTTGAGGTCAAATAGTTGATTGGTGTTGCAAAATCCGCTCGCTCGAGCTGAAATCCCATCTTGAGCGATAAAAAAAGCGCCGCAGCCGCCCGCGCCGGTCAAAACAGGAGAGCGGATGGCGGTGAGATGTTCTTGTCCATTGCCTCGACTGATCCATGCACCGGGCACACGCGCCATGACTTGATTGATATGTTCAGCCTGAATGCCGTCTATTTGTTGGCTGCCTATAACACTTAAGTTAGAGCTTAATTGAGATAAGGAAGAATCATCTCTGCTGGCCGTAACAGTAATTTTTTCGATACTATCAGCCCTTGAAAATTGACTCAGTATACAAAGCAAAATGGTCAGAAACACGCTTAGGTGACGAGGTATCAAAAGGCACTCCAATAGCACAAAAAAATCAATGGAAGATTATACGGATAAAATGCTAAACCGGAACACTTCTACTTCGCACTATTGATAATAGTGCGATATTTTAATGGTTATTTTAAATGACGGCCACCATCTAGATGCATAGTTCGGCCAGTGACAAAGTCACTATTTAGCAAATAACTTATTGTTTTTACTACCTCTTGTGCGCCCGGACTAGTCTGTAATAACGACTTTTTCAGTGCTTGCTGTTTGTATTCTTGGCTATCATTTTGATTGAATAGTACAAGTGCTGGCGCAATAGAGTTAACTTTAACATGGGGCGCAAGTGAAGCTGCAAATGACAAGGTTAGATTATGCAATGCCGCTTTACTGGCAGCATAGGCAATATGCTTTTTGCTACCTTTGTCCTGCACATAATCGGTCATGTGGATAATGTCAGTGGTGGTACCCTGTTGTATGAGTTTGTCTTGTAAAGCCAAATTGATTTGATAGGGTGTGCTGGCGTGTATTTGCATCATACGCGAG
Above is a window of Aliiglaciecola sp. LCG003 DNA encoding:
- the folM gene encoding dihydromonapterin reductase, translated to MDNPIIITGGAQRIGLAVAEELLTLGHAVVITYRTERANLAELRDKGIRTIQADFSTTGGTAAFIQFIRQEYTTIRAIIHNASDWAAESPQLDSAELFSRMMQIHASTPYQINLALQDKLIQQGTTTDIIHMTDYVQDKGSKKHIAYAASKAALHNLTLSFAASLAPHVKVNSIAPALVLFNQNDSQEYKQQALKKSLLQTSPGAQEVVKTISYLLNSDFVTGRTMHLDGGRHLK
- a CDS encoding TonB-dependent receptor, producing the protein MIPRHLSVFLTILLCILSQFSRADSIEKITVTASRDDSSLSQLSSNLSVIGSQQIDGIQAEHINQVMARVPGAWISRGNGQEHLTAIRSPVLTGAGGCGAFFIAQDGISARASGFCNTNQLFDLNSEQAASIEVLRGPASVLFGSNAVHGVVNLVTPEIEQLAPFSVALESGPHDYLRTKISTAKQYQFHGYALQFNGTHDGGYLDDSGYEQQKLTLIHQYQHDTLKIKNVFSASNLNQETAGFIQGFQAYRDPALKRQNPNPEAFRDSKSARAYSKIKLRTEQGNTLTLTPYVRWAQMEFLQHFVPWQPNENNSQRSIGVQAQYSQNLAQLALLTGVDVDFTRGELQEYQAQSFSPAIPAGQHYDYQVDAQVLSPFAILRWQANEQLRLSSGIRFEDTRYKYDNRLGDGDACESDVSGCRFTRPVDQVVSFAEWSMQLGFNYAVAAQQHFYGQWSNGYRAPQTTELFRLQAGQQSAELSPETMVGIELGLRGATNILSYDISLFKMQKDHFIFQDTNRQNISNGRTSHQGIELQVNAQLTEHWYARFSGSLAKHRYENDLNISSISILDNEIDTAPEHLASAQIGWKNASGHSVELDWAHTGNYFLNPENSASYSGHNLLSLRSSVRLSEQINISLRVINLTNTDYAERADFAFGNYRYFVGEPRSVYLNINLLME